The Lactuca sativa cultivar Salinas chromosome 2, Lsat_Salinas_v11, whole genome shotgun sequence genome includes a window with the following:
- the LOC111893887 gene encoding VQ motif-containing protein 4-like — MKIYPKWENTAMLTGSSEIVKQSTATTRPDLAARNPIPAMKMGPNKKPSKLYERQSSLKNFKINRLAPGFTNDGGFSGSPRNPNAPEIMSPSLLDFPWLVLSPVTPLLSDPFNRSPTNDCSPNLDVEAEEKAIAEKGFYLHPLPATTLRMEGYMFRSRERERERERLNLI; from the coding sequence atgaaaatttacCCAAAATGGGAAAACACAGCAATGCTAACCGGATCATCTGAAATAGTCAAACAATCCACAGCCACCACCAGGCCAGACTTAGCTGCGAGAAACCCTATCCCTGCCATGAAAATGGGTCCGAACAAAAAACCATCGAAGTTGTACGAGCGGCAGAGCAGTCTGAAGAACTTCAAAATCAATCGGTTGGCTCCTGGATTCACAAACGACGGAGGGTTCTCTGGATCCCCACGGAATCCCAACGCGCCGGAGATTATGTCCCCAAGTCTTCTTGATTTTCCGTGGTTGGTGCTTAGTCCAGTCACGCCTCTTCTTTCCGATCCGTTTAATAGGTCTCCGACGAATGATTGTTCCCCAAATTTGGATGTTGAGGCTGAAGAAAAGGCAATTGCAGAGAAAGGATTTTACTTACATCCGTTGCCGGCAACTACTCTGAGGATGGAGGGTTATATGTTtcgatcgagagagagagagagagagagagagagattaaatttaatttaa
- the LOC111893851 gene encoding LOW QUALITY PROTEIN: putative disease resistance RPP13-like protein 1 (The sequence of the model RefSeq protein was modified relative to this genomic sequence to represent the inferred CDS: inserted 1 base in 1 codon; deleted 2 bases in 2 codons): MGREDDKVALLEKLWNESSDQNVSVVSIVGMGGIGKTTLAKVLYNEEKXKDHFELRAWVCVSEELDVFNISYAIFSSCLWGGRRFSNLDLLHVALKENLVNKRFLLVLDDVWNEDQSKWELLQSPLVGATGSKILVTTRNTRVASVMDSDEAYHLEVLSDKDALSLFAQHALGEKSFEKHPTLKSHGEGIVKKCGRLPLALKTLGKVLKSNRNDDEWERLLNSEIWDIHDGSEILPALRLSYYHLPPHLKLLFAYCSLFPKDIVFDKKELVLLWMAEGFLSQENGNKSMESSGYRYFEELKSRSFFQHSTNGELGYMMHDLINDLATSVVGEFFFRLDEEMDASERNQTFEKFRHFSFIGPRWAAYKKLNKLQRARRLRTFLHIQVGWGSHGLLDKDLADLLPLLKFLRVLSLTNRIITGVPQSIGSLKHLRYLNFSNTGITSLPDQVGDLYNLQSLLLRSCYELRSLPKSFVKLINLQHLDITGTPKLNKMPLGIGGLTSLRTLIKVIIEGPNGFEISDLKGLSDLEGRLSIMGLEKVINPMEAKDANLHQKKGLDVLEMKWSDVFDDSRNEKIEYKVLEGLRPHHKLRNLNIWFYMGTRFPNWVGDPSFDQLTELTLRGCRSRHLPTLGHLRSLRKLFVERMNEVKTLGLELLAPSNSFIGIAFPSLEVLKFDNMQGWERWSTSGGNNTITTTSFPCLHEISIKRCPKLAQVSVGLIPSLSVLHIEECSEVVLKSMVSVSSSLVALKLLCIKGFTQLHGEDLVHLGAVKDLYIDNCDELKHLWEPTLEASKILGSLQKLEVSYCEKLVSLEEKEDKEVNLGINMECVKEVILRSCDTMESYKCQNSVERLVIDSCRSMTSLTFSTIHKLSSSLTESLISDSDNIEPIPKNNFDFLPIFCLTSLHIVNCKNLKSFPHEHFQSLTSLEQLLIHDCPSMDYSFPSGLWPPNLRTLHIGCLKKPMSEWGPQNFPPSLVTLHLYGKNSGVVSFQVAEAEDMKNTTSASFLLPRSLVSLALIGFMEVKSLSEVLQHLTCLKRLDIWECPKLRGVHDTTSKPSSLTIRAW, from the exons ATGGGTAGGGAAGATGATAAAGTCGCATTGCTCGAGAAGTTGTGGAACGAATCATCCGATCAAAATGTGAGCGTGGTTTCCATTGTTGGTATGGGTGGGATAGGCAAAACTACTCTTGCCAAAGTTTTGTACAATGAGGAGA TGAAGGATCACTTTGAACTCAGGGCATGGGTTTGTGTTTCAGAAGAGTTGGATGTCTTTAATATTAGTTATGCTATTTTTTCAAGCTGTTTGTGGGGAGGA AGACGATTTTCTAATCTTGATCTGCTTCATGTGGCCCTGAAAGAA AACCTTGTAAATAAAAGGTTCTTACTTGTTCTAGATGATGTGTGGAATGAAGATCAAAGTAAGTGGGAACTCCTCCAGAGTCCTCTTGTAGGGGCAACTGGAAGTAAAATATTGGTGACAACAAGGAATACGAGGGTTGCATCAGTGATGGACTCTGATGAAGCTTACCATCTTGAGGTTTTATCAGATAAAGATGCTTTGTCTTTATTCGCTCAACATGCGCTTGGTGAAAAAAGCTTTGAGAAACATCCAACACTCAAATCGCATGGAGAAGGTATCGTGAAGAAATGTGGTAGATTGCCTTTGGCTTTGAAAACGCTTGGAAAGGTGTTGAAGTCGAATAGAAATGATGATGAATGGGAGAGGTTGTTGAATAGTGAGATATGGGACATACATGATGGAAGTGAGATTCTTCCGGCTCTAAGACTAAGCTACTATCATCTCCCTCCACATTTGAAGTTGTTGTTTGCATACTGCTCTTTGTTTCCTAAAGACATCGTATTCGACAAGAAAGAACTTGTCCTATTGTGGATGGCAGAAGGATTTTTGTCACAAGAAAATGGTAACAAGTCAATGGAGAGTTCCGGATATCGATATTTTGAAGAGCTAAAGTCGAGGTCATTTTTTCAACATTCAACGAATGGCGAATTAGGATATATGATGCATGACCTGATAAATGACTTAGCCACAAGTGTTGTGGGAGAGTTTTTCTTTAGACTGGATGAAGAGATGGATGCATCCGAAAGGAACCAAACTTTTGAGAAATTTCGTCACTTTTCATTTATAGGTCCACGATGGGCAGCGTATAAAAAGTTAAACAAATTACAAAGAGCTAGACGTTTGCGAACTTTCTTACATATACAGGTTGGTTGGGGTAGTCATGGATTATTGGATAAGGATCTTGCTGATTTACTTCCTCTTTTAAAGTTCCTAAGGGTGCTAAGCCTAACAAACCGGATAATCACAGGGGTACCACAATCTATTGGTAGTCTCAAGCATCTACGGTATCTAAATTTTTCCAACACTGGAATCACAAGTTTACCCGATCAAGTAGGTGACCTTTATAATCTACAAAGCTTGTTGCTTCGTAGTTGTTATGAGTTACGTAGCTTGCCaaaaagttttgtaaagttaaTAAACCTTCAACATCTTGACATAACTGGTACTCCAAAGTTGAATAAGATGCCATTAGGGATTGGGGGGTTGACAAGTCTACGTACTCTAATCAAGGTGATTATTGAAGGGCCTAATGGGTTTGAAATATCCGATCTTAAGGGCCTTTCGGATCTTGAAGGTCGATTGTCCATCATGGGGCTGGAAAAAGTGATAAATCCAATGGAAGCCAAGGATGCCAACTTACATCAAAAGAAGGGTCTTGATGTTTTGGAAATGAAATGGAGTGATGTGTTTGATGATTCTCGAAATGAAAAGATTGAATATAAGGTACTTGAAGGGTTAAGGCCTCATCATAAGTTGAGAAACTTGAATATTTGGTTCTACATGGGAACAAGATTTCCAAATTGGGTAGGCGATCCCTCATTTGATCAGTTAACGGAGCTTACATTACGTGGTTGTAGAAGTAGACATTTACCAACACTTGGACATCTACGCTCACTTAGGAAATTGTTTGTTGAAAGGATGAATGAGGTGAAGACACTTGGTCTTGAGTTACTTGCACCTAGTAATTCTTTCATTGGCATTGCATTTCCTTCActtgaagttttgaaatttgataaTATGCAAGGTTGGGAGAGATGGTCAACTAGTGGTGGCAACAATACTATAACTACTACATCGTTTCCTTGTCTTCATGAGATTTCTATTAAACGTTGTCCAAAACTTGCTCAAGTTTCGGTTGGATTGATACCATCGCTTTCGGTTTTACATATTGAAGAATGTTCCGAAGTGGTGTTGAAAAGCATGGTTAGTGTATCTTCATCACTCGTTGCATTGAAATTGTTGTGTATTAAAGGATTTACTCAATTACATGGAGAAGATTTAGTACATCTTGGGGCTGTTAAAGATTTATATATTGATAATTGTGATGAACTAAAACACTTGTGGGAACCAACATTGGAGGCATCCAAGATTCTTGGGAGTTTACAAAAGTTGGAGGTAAGTTATTGTGAAAAATTGGTATCATTAGAAGAGAAAGAAGACAAAGAAGTTAACTTGGGGATTAACATGGAATGTGTTAAAGAAGTGATACTCCGTAGTTGTGACACAATGGAGAGTTACAAGTGTCAAAATAGTGTAGAGAGATTGGTGATTGATAGTTGTCGTTCAATGACTTCATTGACCTTCTCAACAATACACAAACTCTCATCCTCTCTCACGGAATCACTAATCAGTGATTCAGATAACATAGAACCAATTCCAAAGAATAATTTTGATTTCCTTCCCATCTTTTGCCTTACATCTCTTCACATTGTTAATTGCAAGAATCTCAAGTCCTTTCCTCACGAACATTTTCAAAGTCTCACGTCATTGGAACAACTGTTGATACATGATTGTCCAAGTATGGACTACTCCTTTCCTTCTGGGTTGTGGCCTCCTAATTTACGTACACTACATATCGGATGTTTAAAGAAGCCCATGTCAGAGTGGGGCCCACAGAATTTTCCACCATCACTTGTTACGCTCCACTTATATGGCAAAAATTCAGGGGTGGTTTCGTTTCAAGTGGCAGAAGCAGAAGATATGAAGAATACCACTTCAGCATCTTTTCTTCTTCCACGATCTCTAGTTTCTCTAGCGCTCATTGGTTTTATGGAAGTGAAATCACTTTCAGAGGTCTTGCAACACCTCACGTGCCTTAAACGTCTTGATATTTGGGAATGCCCGAAGCTTAGAGGTGTACATGACACAACTTCCAAACCATCTTCTTTAACGATAAGGGCGTGGTAG